One Thiocapsa sp. genomic window, AAGCGCGACGCTCCGCGATCGGGCAGCGGGCGCTGGGCGATCAAATCGGCGGGCAGGTCATAGTGAAAATCGCGAAGGTGCATGGAGCGAATAGCAAGGAGCAGGGTTCAAACGGTCTTCGACAAAGGTCTCGGAGCGGACGATCGGCGAACGCGGCGCGCATCATAGCACCCGAAGGCCGATCGTCTTCGGTTATCCTTCACGGCTGGATATCTCAATGACGCCCGCCTGAACATCGTGAGACTCGGTATCGATCGGCTATTGGAAGACCACGCGCTGCGCCGACCCCTGCAAGGTCGCCGAGTCGCGCTCCTCGGGCACCCCGCGTCCTGCACATCCGACGGCCGGCACAGCCTGGATGCACTGATGGACCTCGGCGAGCTGACTGTGACGGCCGCCTTCGGCCCTCAGCACGGGATGCGCGGGGACAAGCAGGACAACATGGTCGAGACCGAAGACGCCCTGGACCCGCGACACGGCATCCCGGTCTTCAGCCTCTACGGCCGGGTGCGCTATCCGACCGACGCGATGCTCGATCGTTTCGATGTCCTGTTGGTGGATCTGCAGGACATCGGCACCCGCATCTACACCTATGTCACGACGCTGGCCTATCTGATCGACGCCTGCGCCGCGGCGGGCAAGGCCATCCGGGTACTCGACCGACCCAACCCCGCCGGCCGCCCGATCGAAGGCAGCATCCTGGAGCCGGGCTGGGAGAGCTTCGTCGGTGCGGGTCCGCTCATGATGCGCCACGGGCTGACCTTCGGCGAGCTGGCGCGCTGGTTCGTCGACTATCGCGGTCAGGATATCGACCTCGAAGTGATCGCGATGGACGGCTATCGCCCCGAGGTCGGCCCCGGTTTCGGCTGGCCGGTCATGGAGCTGCCCTGGATCAACCCGAGTCCCAACGCGGCGAGCCTCAACATGGCCCGCTGCTTCCCGGGCACCGTCTTGTTGGAGGGAACGACGCTGTCCGAAGGGCGCGGCACCACGGTGTCGCTCGAGGTGGTCGGCGCCCCGGATATCGACTTCGAGCGCGTGCTGGCTTGCATGCGCGCTGAATCTGCCGACTGGACCGAAGGCGCACTCATCCGCCCCTGCTGGTTCGAGCCGACCTTCCACAAGCATGCCGGCCGGCTCTGCTCCGGGCTCCAGATCCACACCGACCATCACGGCTACCGTCACGATCGCTTCAAGCCATACCGACTGATTGCGCTTCTGTTGAAGGCCGTCCGATCGGAATACCCGGACTATCCGATCTGGCGTGACTTTCCCTACGAATACGAGACCGAACGTCTCGCCATCGACCTACTCTCGGGCGGCACCTTTCTGCGCGAGTGGGTCGAGGATCCGGAGGCTCGACCGGGCGACTTGGAGCAGCGGCTGCGTGCGGACGAGGCGCTGTGGGCGGAGTCGACGGCCGGGTTGCGACTTTATTAGTGCAGCACGGCAGATGTGTCGAGACCGTTCGTTGTCGTTGTCGTTGTCGTAATCGACCATCGATACGACGACGACCACGATTACGACAACGACAACGACAACGAAAATGATCTCGGATGGTCTCGGAAATTCTGCACTGCTGCCCCAGTGGTGACTGGTAAGTGGCGAGTGGCGATTCGCCGTTACGCGGCCGGGGAGCGCACATCGCGGAAGCGGATCGTCACGATGAGCCCGGCGGCATCGCCGCCGAGCGCAATGGATGCCTGATGGAGATCGAGCACGGCCTTCACGAGGCTCAGGCCGAGCCCGCTGCCGGGCGTGGAGCGGCTGTCGTCGAGCCGAACGAACCGATCGAGGACCCGCTCGCGCGCTTGCGGCGGAATGCCCGGTCCGGAATCGCGAATCGTCACGGTCACGCCATCCTCCCCGGACGCCCCTGCAAGCGCGATGCCCCCGCCCGACGACGTGTATTTGATGGCGTTGTCGACCAGGTTCGCCAAGGCCTGGAACAGGAGGTCGCGATCGCCCATGACCCGGGCCGGTCCGTCGAGCCGAAGCGTCAAGTCCTGCCCCTTCTCGGCCGCGAGCGGCTCGTAGAGCTCGGCCAGATCCTCCAGCAAGGCGGCGAGATCCACGCGGGCGAAGGCGGCCCGTCGGGCGCCGGACTCGATACGCGCAATCCGCAACAGCGCATTGAATGTGGACAGCATCTCCTCGGTATCGGCGATCGTCTCGGCGGCAAGCGCGCGGGCGTTCTCGCAGGCGTCGAGCTCGGTGCGCAGCAGCTCCAGCTTGGTCCGCACCCGGGTCAGCGGCGTGCGCAGATCATGGGCGATGTTGTCCGAGACCTGTCGAACACCCGCCATCAGCTGCTCGATGCGCGCGAGCATCCGGTTGAGATTCGCGGCAAGCGCGTCGAAATCGTCGCCGCTGCCGTTGAGCGGGATGCGTCGGGAGAGGTCCCCGGCCATGATCTCGCCGGCGGTCTGGTTGATCGTCTCAAGCCGCCGCATCACGCCTGCGCTCATCAGCCATCCGCCCAGCAGGGCCAGGGCCGCGGTCATCGCCAGCCCCCAAGCGAGCGCATCCAGGATCAGGGCACGCGTAGCCTCCAGATCACGCACGTCCCGCCCGACCAGGAGTCGCAGGCCGCCGCGCAGCAGGAAGACCTGTCCGCGTGCCGCATGCTCTTCCGTGCGATCCGGTCCGCGCTCGCGCAGACGGAAACCGATCCAACCGTCCGGGTCAGGAAAGCCCGCCGGCCAACGATCGAGATTCCCGGCAAGCGGCTTGAGGCTGTCGTCGACCAGGAGATAGACGTTCGACCCGACCGGATCGCGTGCGACACGCTCGTTGATCACCGACGACAGACCGGCGAGACCGCGCCGCCGGTACTGCTCGGCAAGCCCGCGGATCTCGGCCTCGATCGTCGCCGCGGTCTGACGGTCCATATAGCCGGCGGTCGACCAATAGAGAAAGGCCATGAGGATGCCGACCGAGACGCCGAGCAGCAGCACATAGAGGACGGCCAGACGGAAGGTCGAGCTGCGCAGAATACTGGTGGCCCGCGCACGCAGGGCCGACGGTGAAGGCACTGCGTCGCTCACGCGCCGCGGATCATGTAGCCGACACCGCGAACAGTCTGGAGGAGCGGCGGGTCGAAGTCCTTGTCGATCTTGCCGCGCAGGCGGCTGATGTGGACATCGATGACGTTGGTTTGGGGGTCGAAGTGATAGTCCCACACCTGCTCGAGCAGCATGGTACGGGTCACCACTTGGCCGGCGTGGCGCACCAGATATTCCAGCAGCCGAAACTCGCGCGGCTGGAGCTGGATCTCGCGGCCGGCGCGGGTCACCTCGCGCTTGAGCAGATCCATCTCGAGGTCCGCGACCCGCAAGCGCGTCTCCGGGGTCTCGGCCTTGCCGCGACGCAGCAGGACCTCGAGACGCGCATGCAGCTCGGAGAAGGCAAAGGGCTTGACGAGATAGTCGTCCCCGCCCGCACGCAGACCCTCGACGCGATCGTCGACCTCGCCCAAGGCGCTGAGAAAGAGCACCGGCGTGCGGTTGCCCGAGGCGCGCAACGTCCGCACGATGCCGACCCCGTCGAGGCCGGGCAGCATGCGATCGACGATCAAGGCGTCGTACTCCCCGCCGGCGGCCTGCAGGAGACCGGCGCGACCGTCCGGGACATGGTCGGTGACCGCGCCGATCTCGGCGAGTGCCTTCAGGAGATAGTCGGCGGTCTGGCGATCGTCTTCGATCAGGAGGACTCGCATGGGTTCGGGGTTCGGGGTTCGGGGTTCGGGGTTCGGGGCATAGAATAGCGCGGAATCCGCTCGGTCAAGGCATGTGGCGGGTCGCGCGGTTGCGCGATCGTGGCCTTGCCCTCGGGCAAGGCCACGATCGGGTGTCGACCTGCGTTCGATGCGCCCGAGGTGCGCCCGGGATCAGGTTGCGAAGGGGACTGCGATGAAGAGGGGCCGCCCGTCCTTCACGACACGCAGGATCAGGCTGTCGCGCTTCTCCTCGGCGGCCGCTCGCACCGCGGTCACGACCTGCTCCGGCGTGCTCACCGACTCCATCCCGACCATCGAGATGAGGCTGCCCGCCTCCACCCCGGCGCGATCGGCCGGACTGTCGGGCTCGACCTGCGACACGAAGACGCCGGCGGCATCCGCGCCCAGTCCGCGCTCGGTACGCAGCTCGGGGGTCAGCGGCGACAGATAGAGCCCCAGACGGGGGCGGCCCGCCGCATCGGCGTCCTCGCTCGGCGCCGCGGCGATCCGTTCCTCCTCGGGCATCCGGCCGATCGTCAACGTCAGGTCAAGTTCCCGACCGTCGCGCACCACGCGCAGGGTCATTTCGGTGCCGGCCTTGGTCTCGGCGACCAGCTTCGAAAGGTCCTTCGGCGTGCTCAACGGTTGACCCGACGCGCTCAGGATGACATCGCCGGTTCGTAGATCGGACGCGGCGGCGGGAGCACCGGGCACGAGATCAGCGATCAAGACCCCGGTCGCCTGCTCGAGCCCGAGCCCGGCGGCCAACTCCTCGGTCACCGGCTGGATCTGCACGCCCAGCCAGCCGCGCTCCACGCGCCCGTTCTCGCGAAGGTCGGCCACCACACGCTCGACGGTCTCGGCCGGGATGGCGAAGCCGATCCCGACATTCCCGCCGCTCGGGGAGAAGATGGCGGTGTTCACACCGATCACCCGGCCCTCGATATCGAACAGCGGTCCACCCGAGTTGCCGCGATTGATCGGTGCGTCGATCTGCAGATAGTCGTCGTAAGGACCCGAGTTGATGTCGCGTCCCCGAGCGGAAATGATCCCGGCATTCACCGAGCCGCCGAGACCGAAGGGGTTGCCGACCGCGAGCACCCAATCGCCGACGCGGGCCTTGCTCGAATCACCCAGCTCGACGGCGACCAGCGGGCGATCGACGTCGATCTTGAGCACGGCGAGGTCCGTCTTGGGATCGACACCGACCACGCGCGCCACATGGCTGGTGCCGTCGTTCAGGACGACCGTCACCTCTCCCGCACCTTCGATTACATGATGGTTGGTGACGATATGACCGTCGCTGTCCACGACGAAGCCGGAGCCCTGCCCCGTCGCCTGGCGCGGCATCGACCGCCCCGGCTGCTCGAAGAAACGACGGAAGGATTCGGGAACGGCGGCGTCCGGCGGAAGCGCCGGGTGGCCGCGCAAACCCATGGGTTGCACGCTCTCGGCCTTGACCGACACGTTGACCACTGCGGGGGTGACCCGCTCGGCCACGTCCGCGAAGCCGGGAAACGCCGCGGACGCAACGCGCGCATCCACGGCGATCGGTTGATCCGCCGCGACGGCAGCGCGGCCGTTCCAATAGACGGCACCGGATGCGAGGGCAAGGGCCAAGGTCGCACTGACGAGTGCCGGGCGACGCAAGTGCAGCGACGGGGCCACGGCGATCGAACGAGTCGGGGGCGTGATTCGGCGTTGTGACACGGTATTCTCCTGACCAAGATCCGGTCGACATCGCCATCGAGACGGATGCGCACCGGTACGTTGCTGAACAGACCGGGAGTATCCGGGCGTCGCCATTGCCCGAGGATGTCCGATGTCTTAATTCTTGTTCATCTAAACCGCGTCCAGAGCGAGATGCTCACTTTCGAGCGAGCTAAACCGCGTCCAGAGCGACATGCGTCATTTTCATTTTGCGTTTAGCTTCGGAGATGTCCTCGATCTCGGTGAGACGCGGTTTAAAATTTTATATTTTTTAATACTTTAAGCCGCGCCGGCTCCAGCGGTTCTGAAATCCGCCGAGGCCGAGCCCATCCTTAAACATTGCATACCGCGCTGGGCGCGGTTTAAGCACCGTCTTCGGGGCTCCGTCCTCCGGGTGCTTGCGGGAGGCGCGCGTACGGGGTACCGTGCGGGCGCCGTCTGCACTGCTTCGGTGTTGGTCGCAGCTCGGCGGGAATCCGAAAAACCGTACCTTCGCGCAAGCACCATTCACTGGTATAAGCAGGCGGGTCGCGGGCTCCGACAACAGGATCCGAGTCGATCCGACGGCACAACAGGAGAGCGCATCATGACTGGAAAACCAATGGCCTTGACCTTGGCTTTCGCACTTGCAGGCGGGATCATCGTCGTGTCTTCGACAGCGCAGGCGGACGTGACCGTCATTCCGGTGACGGGCTCCGAGGTCACCTCGGAGATCAGCGGGA contains:
- a CDS encoding Do family serine endopeptidase → MSQRRITPPTRSIAVAPSLHLRRPALVSATLALALASGAVYWNGRAAVAADQPIAVDARVASAAFPGFADVAERVTPAVVNVSVKAESVQPMGLRGHPALPPDAAVPESFRRFFEQPGRSMPRQATGQGSGFVVDSDGHIVTNHHVIEGAGEVTVVLNDGTSHVARVVGVDPKTDLAVLKIDVDRPLVAVELGDSSKARVGDWVLAVGNPFGLGGSVNAGIISARGRDINSGPYDDYLQIDAPINRGNSGGPLFDIEGRVIGVNTAIFSPSGGNVGIGFAIPAETVERVVADLRENGRVERGWLGVQIQPVTEELAAGLGLEQATGVLIADLVPGAPAAASDLRTGDVILSASGQPLSTPKDLSKLVAETKAGTEMTLRVVRDGRELDLTLTIGRMPEEERIAAAPSEDADAAGRPRLGLYLSPLTPELRTERGLGADAAGVFVSQVEPDSPADRAGVEAGSLISMVGMESVSTPEQVVTAVRAAAEEKRDSLILRVVKDGRPLFIAVPFAT
- a CDS encoding exo-beta-N-acetylmuramidase NamZ domain-containing protein, with translation MVRLGIDRLLEDHALRRPLQGRRVALLGHPASCTSDGRHSLDALMDLGELTVTAAFGPQHGMRGDKQDNMVETEDALDPRHGIPVFSLYGRVRYPTDAMLDRFDVLLVDLQDIGTRIYTYVTTLAYLIDACAAAGKAIRVLDRPNPAGRPIEGSILEPGWESFVGAGPLMMRHGLTFGELARWFVDYRGQDIDLEVIAMDGYRPEVGPGFGWPVMELPWINPSPNAASLNMARCFPGTVLLEGTTLSEGRGTTVSLEVVGAPDIDFERVLACMRAESADWTEGALIRPCWFEPTFHKHAGRLCSGLQIHTDHHGYRHDRFKPYRLIALLLKAVRSEYPDYPIWRDFPYEYETERLAIDLLSGGTFLREWVEDPEARPGDLEQRLRADEALWAESTAGLRLY
- a CDS encoding HAMP domain-containing sensor histidine kinase, with the translated sequence MSDAVPSPSALRARATSILRSSTFRLAVLYVLLLGVSVGILMAFLYWSTAGYMDRQTAATIEAEIRGLAEQYRRRGLAGLSSVINERVARDPVGSNVYLLVDDSLKPLAGNLDRWPAGFPDPDGWIGFRLRERGPDRTEEHAARGQVFLLRGGLRLLVGRDVRDLEATRALILDALAWGLAMTAALALLGGWLMSAGVMRRLETINQTAGEIMAGDLSRRIPLNGSGDDFDALAANLNRMLARIEQLMAGVRQVSDNIAHDLRTPLTRVRTKLELLRTELDACENARALAAETIADTEEMLSTFNALLRIARIESGARRAAFARVDLAALLEDLAELYEPLAAEKGQDLTLRLDGPARVMGDRDLLFQALANLVDNAIKYTSSGGGIALAGASGEDGVTVTIRDSGPGIPPQARERVLDRFVRLDDSRSTPGSGLGLSLVKAVLDLHQASIALGGDAAGLIVTIRFRDVRSPAA
- a CDS encoding winged helix-turn-helix domain-containing protein codes for the protein MRVLLIEDDRQTADYLLKALAEIGAVTDHVPDGRAGLLQAAGGEYDALIVDRMLPGLDGVGIVRTLRASGNRTPVLFLSALGEVDDRVEGLRAGGDDYLVKPFAFSELHARLEVLLRRGKAETPETRLRVADLEMDLLKREVTRAGREIQLQPREFRLLEYLVRHAGQVVTRTMLLEQVWDYHFDPQTNVIDVHISRLRGKIDKDFDPPLLQTVRGVGYMIRGA